Proteins from a single region of Desulfurobacterium indicum:
- a CDS encoding BadF/BadG/BcrA/BcrD ATPase family protein, with protein MKNAGIDIGSTTIKCVLLDENGEIIYKRYERHEARQGEKLLKFLKDIESIASKDFNLFMTGSGATSFSRVLGVQFIQEVNAITRAVERLMPETRSVVELGGQDAKMIFWFDVNGRKRKLTTMNDKCAGGTGATIDRILSKLKISPEVAISVSYDHSKVYPVAAKCGVFAETDITGLQKSGVPAEELLISLFDAIVLQNLSVLTRGYTLYPKVLLLGGPHTFFPALCQAWKFHLERIWEEKGISFSEDSIVVPEDAQFFASIGAALSGEREESPYRGSEKLEEFLRVGIDGLKKEMGIPGLVKDDEELEQFLKKYGNLFAPVRELEERERISCYIGIDGGSTSTKIVVIDDEKRVVDKAYTLSCGNPLEDVKKLLMQIHQSAESKGILLDVKGVGVTGYAKDMIKEFIGADVAVVETVAHTISALSFFDKIDVIVDVGGQDIKVMFMSNNQVKDFKLNTQCSAGNGYFLQTTAEKFGYKVEEYADVAFKARYAPEFNFGCAVFLEQDIVDFQRLGWEPHEIMAGLAKVLPKNIWLYVVKEPNLKKFGKRFLLQGGTQRNLAAVKAQYDFIKEKVPDAEIFVHPITGEAGAFGAAVEAMKTEKTVFPGFELIKGMKFEIINDETTRCNFCSNRCLRTFIKSEDRDKLYIIAPCEKGMVVDKDSLKEHIGALKSIKNRFPDMTEISAKTVFGSFEVDEVTDKLKGIVVGIPKVLNFYSLAPFFFGYFKSLGANVIYSPFTSETMVKRDMIGGAIDPCFPSKVALAHVVNLLREKPDLIFFPKILTLMRFLKDSEDSKACPTVSGTPMVVKAVLTKEDDIFKQKGVKFISPILHFHDRDFLEFELLDTFGKLFDISRKENREAINVGFEVYHRYLSRLRGYGRQILEQAEESGSVVVLALGRPYHNDPGINHGITTEIQKKGYPILTIDSLPVDEDILNRVFKGRDPFTISDVYKKSYSENTNRKIWGALYAAGHPNIAVLDFSSFRCGPDAPTYRVIEEIMESSGTPYFTFHEIDENRPSGAIKIRVETIDYFLKEYKRKVL; from the coding sequence ATGAAAAATGCAGGTATAGATATAGGTTCAACTACTATCAAGTGTGTTTTATTGGACGAAAATGGAGAGATTATATATAAACGTTATGAGAGACATGAGGCAAGGCAGGGAGAGAAGCTTTTAAAGTTTTTAAAGGATATAGAATCCATTGCCAGTAAAGATTTCAATTTGTTCATGACGGGAAGTGGTGCTACATCTTTTTCCAGGGTTTTAGGAGTTCAGTTTATTCAGGAGGTAAATGCTATTACTCGGGCGGTAGAGAGACTGATGCCTGAAACAAGAAGCGTTGTTGAACTTGGCGGTCAGGATGCAAAGATGATTTTCTGGTTTGATGTTAATGGTAGGAAAAGAAAACTGACCACCATGAATGATAAGTGTGCCGGCGGAACAGGTGCTACAATAGACAGAATTTTGAGTAAACTTAAAATATCTCCTGAAGTTGCAATTTCTGTTTCTTATGATCATTCAAAAGTTTATCCTGTAGCTGCAAAGTGTGGCGTTTTTGCAGAAACAGACATTACTGGACTTCAAAAAAGCGGAGTTCCTGCTGAGGAGCTTCTTATTTCTCTTTTTGATGCAATAGTTCTTCAGAATCTTTCTGTTCTTACGCGGGGATATACACTTTATCCTAAGGTTTTGCTTCTGGGCGGTCCTCATACTTTCTTCCCTGCGCTTTGTCAGGCATGGAAGTTTCATCTTGAAAGGATCTGGGAGGAGAAGGGGATAAGCTTTAGTGAAGATAGTATAGTAGTTCCAGAAGATGCTCAATTTTTTGCTTCCATAGGTGCTGCCCTTTCGGGGGAAAGAGAAGAGAGTCCATATAGAGGTTCTGAAAAGCTGGAAGAATTTCTGAGAGTCGGTATAGATGGATTGAAAAAGGAAATGGGCATACCGGGTCTGGTTAAGGATGATGAAGAGCTTGAACAATTTTTGAAAAAGTATGGAAATCTTTTTGCTCCCGTGAGAGAGTTAGAAGAAAGAGAGAGGATTTCTTGTTATATAGGCATTGATGGTGGTTCTACATCTACGAAAATTGTTGTTATTGATGATGAAAAGAGAGTGGTTGATAAAGCTTATACGCTCTCTTGTGGTAATCCTTTAGAAGATGTGAAAAAACTGCTCATGCAAATTCATCAGTCTGCTGAATCTAAAGGTATTTTGCTTGATGTTAAAGGTGTTGGTGTTACCGGCTATGCTAAGGATATGATAAAAGAGTTTATAGGCGCTGATGTTGCTGTTGTTGAGACCGTTGCTCATACCATTTCGGCTCTTTCTTTCTTCGACAAAATTGATGTTATTGTTGATGTAGGTGGTCAGGATATAAAGGTTATGTTTATGTCTAACAATCAGGTTAAGGATTTTAAGCTTAATACTCAGTGTTCTGCTGGTAACGGTTATTTTCTTCAGACAACTGCCGAGAAGTTCGGTTATAAAGTTGAAGAATATGCAGATGTTGCCTTTAAAGCCAGATATGCTCCTGAGTTTAACTTTGGATGTGCCGTTTTCCTGGAGCAGGATATTGTGGATTTTCAGCGACTTGGCTGGGAGCCTCATGAAATAATGGCTGGTCTTGCCAAAGTGCTTCCTAAAAATATCTGGTTGTATGTTGTTAAAGAACCGAATCTTAAGAAGTTTGGTAAGCGGTTTCTTTTGCAAGGAGGAACACAGAGAAATCTTGCGGCAGTTAAAGCGCAGTATGACTTTATAAAAGAAAAAGTTCCTGATGCTGAAATTTTTGTTCATCCCATCACCGGTGAGGCAGGGGCTTTTGGTGCAGCAGTTGAAGCGATGAAAACCGAAAAAACGGTTTTTCCGGGTTTTGAGCTTATTAAAGGTATGAAGTTTGAAATTATTAATGATGAAACTACACGATGCAATTTCTGTTCTAATAGATGCTTGCGAACATTTATAAAATCTGAAGATAGGGATAAACTTTATATTATTGCTCCTTGCGAAAAAGGGATGGTTGTTGATAAAGACTCTCTTAAGGAACATATAGGTGCTTTAAAAAGTATTAAAAATAGATTTCCGGATATGACGGAAATTTCTGCTAAAACGGTATTTGGTAGTTTTGAAGTTGATGAAGTGACTGATAAATTGAAAGGCATTGTAGTAGGTATTCCTAAAGTTCTTAATTTTTATTCTCTTGCTCCATTCTTTTTTGGTTATTTTAAATCCTTAGGGGCAAATGTTATCTATTCTCCATTTACATCGGAAACTATGGTGAAAAGGGATATGATTGGCGGGGCCATAGATCCTTGCTTCCCCAGTAAAGTTGCTCTTGCTCATGTCGTTAATCTGTTAAGAGAAAAGCCTGATCTGATCTTTTTTCCGAAAATTCTGACTTTGATGAGATTTTTAAAGGATTCTGAAGATTCTAAAGCCTGCCCTACGGTTTCAGGAACGCCTATGGTTGTAAAGGCTGTTCTAACAAAAGAGGACGATATTTTTAAACAAAAGGGAGTTAAATTTATTTCTCCAATTCTTCATTTTCACGATAGAGATTTTCTTGAGTTTGAACTGTTAGATACGTTCGGGAAGCTGTTTGATATTAGCAGAAAAGAGAACAGAGAGGCAATAAATGTTGGTTTTGAGGTGTATCATAGGTATCTTTCCCGATTGAGAGGTTATGGCAGACAAATTCTTGAACAGGCTGAGGAAAGTGGTAGCGTTGTTGTTCTTGCTCTTGGAAGACCTTATCATAACGATCCCGGGATAAATCACGGTATTACGACAGAAATTCAAAAGAAGGGTTATCCAATTCTTACAATTGATTCACTTCCTGTTGATGAAGATATTTTAAATAGAGTTTTTAAAGGAAGAGATCCTTTTACCATTTCAGATGTATATAAAAAGTCTTACAGTGAAAATACCAACAGAAAGATATGGGGAGCTCTCTATGCTGCTGGTCATCCGAATATTGCCGTTCTTGATTTTTCAAGTTTCAGATGTGGACCGGATGCCCCAACCTATAGAGTTATAGAGGAAATAATGGAAAGTAGCGGTACTCCTTACTTTACATTTCACGAGATAGATGAAAATCGTCCTTCCGGTGCGATAAAGATAAGGGTAGAGACGATAGATTACTTTTTGAAAGAGTATAAGAGGAAAGTTTTATGA
- a CDS encoding U32 family peptidase C-terminal domain-containing protein: MELLSPAGTLEKLKVAVNFGADAVYAGVKKFSLRERAGNFTIEELKEGIDYAHSKGKKVYVTLNAFLKNHEIENFKKTVDAVAKLNPDGFIVADIGALSIIKDRTDIPIHISTQANVTNIVTVKAYKNLGASRIVLARELSLKEIAEIKKAVSNMEIEVFVHGAMCMAYSGRCLLSNYLTKRDPNRGSCAQSCRWKYYVVEEKREGELYPIEEDHHGTYIFNSKDLCALPLLDKLYEIGVNSVKIEGRVKSVYYVAVTTAIYRRAIDLIKNNPESFKTELPKLLEELDKVSHRPYTTGFLQQEKELQYYPTSSYIRKYKFLAIYKNNFWKVKNPFNIGDKVELFSKDGKSIKATIKKIVKNGEKQIHTAHTNYNVDIEFIPHLKPENYDIIRKEIT; the protein is encoded by the coding sequence ATGGAACTTCTATCACCTGCAGGAACGCTGGAAAAGCTTAAAGTTGCAGTAAATTTTGGAGCCGATGCGGTATACGCCGGCGTTAAGAAGTTTTCTCTAAGAGAAAGAGCTGGCAACTTTACAATTGAAGAACTTAAAGAAGGTATTGACTACGCTCACTCTAAAGGGAAGAAAGTTTACGTAACGTTAAACGCTTTTCTGAAAAATCACGAAATTGAAAACTTCAAAAAAACAGTTGATGCGGTAGCAAAACTAAATCCTGACGGTTTCATTGTCGCAGATATAGGAGCATTGTCGATAATAAAAGACAGAACAGATATCCCAATCCACATAAGCACCCAGGCCAACGTGACAAACATAGTAACAGTAAAAGCCTACAAAAATCTGGGAGCCAGTCGAATCGTTCTTGCCAGAGAACTTTCATTAAAAGAAATTGCAGAAATAAAAAAAGCCGTTTCTAACATGGAAATAGAAGTATTTGTCCACGGCGCAATGTGCATGGCATACTCAGGAAGATGCCTTCTTTCAAACTATTTAACAAAAAGAGACCCCAATCGAGGAAGTTGTGCTCAAAGCTGCAGATGGAAATATTATGTGGTCGAAGAAAAAAGGGAAGGTGAACTATATCCAATAGAAGAAGACCATCACGGAACTTACATCTTTAATTCTAAAGACCTATGTGCTCTACCTCTCCTTGATAAACTATACGAAATAGGTGTTAATTCTGTAAAAATCGAAGGTAGAGTAAAAAGCGTTTATTACGTAGCCGTAACAACAGCAATATATAGAAGAGCCATTGACCTCATCAAAAACAATCCAGAAAGCTTTAAAACAGAACTCCCGAAACTGTTAGAAGAACTGGATAAAGTAAGTCATAGACCTTACACTACAGGATTCTTACAACAGGAAAAAGAACTGCAGTACTATCCTACAAGTTCTTACATAAGAAAATATAAATTTCTCGCCATATACAAAAACAACTTCTGGAAAGTTAAAAATCCATTCAATATAGGTGATAAAGTAGAACTTTTTTCAAAAGACGGAAAAAGTATAAAAGCAACTATTAAGAAAATAGTTAAAAACGGAGAAAAACAGATCCATACAGCTCACACAAATTATAATGTTGATATAGAATTTATCCCACATTTAAAACCTGAAAACTACGACATTATAAGAAAAGAAATCACTTAA
- a CDS encoding type II secretion system F family protein: MKRGKVTADNIDIAKNLIRSKGVVYIESLKEEKSSGLNMEINLSFMDKVKLKDIVLFTRQLYSMINAGIPLVSALRALEQQVSNRKLKEIIKDVAKQVEEGGRFSAALAKYRDVFGDLYISMIKAAEEAGTLDTTLKRLAEYLEKVEHLRSKVKSAMFYPTFVLIIASIIVAGILIFVIPTFAGIYKEFGGELPALTRMVIKASDFLRDYIGWLIAGIVIFIFIFKRLLKIPKFKYYFDLFMLKVPVFGELILKSSIANFARTLSSMFSSGINILKALDIAAETSNNQIIQEEISKVKEQVEKGISLAVALSRSKIFPPMLINMVAIGEDAGNLDEMLAKVADFYEEEVDTMVDGLTSLIEPLMMVFIGGVIGFIIIAMYLPIFKMGSLIK; encoded by the coding sequence GTGAAAAGAGGCAAGGTAACTGCGGATAATATCGATATTGCTAAAAATCTCATAAGAAGTAAAGGTGTTGTTTATATAGAATCCCTTAAAGAGGAAAAATCCTCTGGCTTAAATATGGAAATTAATTTGTCTTTTATGGATAAAGTAAAGCTCAAAGATATAGTTTTATTTACTCGCCAGCTTTACTCTATGATAAATGCGGGTATTCCATTAGTTAGTGCTTTGAGGGCTTTGGAACAACAGGTTTCAAATCGTAAACTTAAAGAGATTATAAAAGATGTTGCAAAACAGGTAGAGGAGGGAGGTAGATTTTCAGCAGCACTTGCAAAGTATAGAGATGTTTTTGGTGATCTTTATATAAGTATGATAAAAGCAGCAGAGGAAGCAGGAACGCTTGATACAACTTTGAAAAGACTTGCAGAATATCTTGAAAAAGTAGAACATCTACGTTCAAAAGTAAAAAGTGCAATGTTTTATCCTACATTTGTTTTGATTATAGCTTCTATTATAGTAGCTGGTATTTTGATTTTTGTTATTCCTACGTTTGCTGGAATATACAAGGAATTTGGAGGAGAACTTCCGGCGCTTACTCGGATGGTTATTAAAGCGAGCGATTTTTTGAGGGATTATATAGGATGGCTGATCGCTGGCATAGTAATTTTTATCTTTATTTTTAAGAGATTGCTTAAAATTCCGAAATTTAAATACTATTTTGATCTGTTTATGTTGAAAGTTCCTGTTTTTGGGGAGCTAATTCTTAAAAGTTCTATAGCTAATTTCGCCAGAACATTATCTTCTATGTTTTCAAGTGGTATCAATATATTGAAGGCTCTTGATATTGCAGCAGAAACTTCAAATAATCAAATAATTCAAGAGGAAATAAGCAAAGTGAAAGAGCAAGTGGAGAAAGGTATAAGTCTTGCTGTAGCTCTTTCTCGAAGTAAAATCTTTCCCCCTATGCTTATAAATATGGTAGCGATAGGAGAGGATGCTGGTAATCTTGATGAAATGCTTGCCAAGGTAGCTGATTTTTATGAAGAAGAGGTGGATACAATGGTCGATGGTTTGACTTCTTTGATAGAGCCTTTAATGATGGTTTTCATAGGTGGAGTTATAGGTTTTATTATTATTGCTATGTATCTACCGATATTTAAGATGGGTAGCTTAATTAAGTGA